Proteins from one bacterium genomic window:
- a CDS encoding endo alpha-1,4 polygalactosaminidase, giving the protein MSIRFLAVFALGAFAFALIPLTGCGCGDDDDEDDDDDGGGAFPYREDGRYPFGYLLSGDGPAMARLSNFNVAVFDVYEDGDEDLMDALADAGTLVLSYVNLGSLESWRSFAGEFEDLCLAAYENWEDECWVDVTDAGWQQNFIDEVCWTAWDAGADGFYIDNVDIFALYPDKDVRDALVDVLATLRDEFPDAYIAVQNGGDLLLDDEVGGDARDLIDATSREDVSYIPDFDAPDGGDDTYRAVDGDERDATLDELDGLADDLDVYTVDYTNDVAQMLDAVEFSRGHGFTPFVGDTNLSRLDFYPPLD; this is encoded by the coding sequence ATGTCCATCCGATTTCTCGCCGTTTTCGCGCTCGGCGCGTTCGCGTTCGCGTTGATTCCCCTTACCGGCTGCGGTTGCGGGGACGACGATGACGAAGATGACGACGATGACGGCGGCGGCGCATTTCCCTACCGCGAGGACGGCCGCTATCCCTTCGGATACCTGCTTTCCGGCGACGGGCCGGCGATGGCGCGGCTCTCCAATTTCAACGTCGCGGTCTTCGACGTGTACGAGGACGGAGACGAAGACCTGATGGACGCGCTCGCGGATGCGGGCACGCTCGTATTGTCGTACGTGAATCTCGGCTCGCTGGAATCCTGGCGTTCGTTCGCCGGCGAGTTCGAGGATCTGTGCCTCGCCGCGTACGAAAACTGGGAAGACGAATGCTGGGTGGACGTGACCGACGCCGGCTGGCAACAGAACTTCATCGACGAGGTCTGCTGGACGGCCTGGGACGCCGGCGCGGACGGGTTTTACATCGATAACGTCGATATCTTCGCGCTTTACCCGGACAAGGACGTTCGCGACGCGCTCGTCGATGTGCTCGCGACGTTGCGCGATGAATTTCCCGATGCCTACATCGCCGTGCAAAACGGCGGCGATCTGCTTTTGGACGACGAGGTGGGCGGCGACGCCCGCGATCTCATCGACGCGACGAGCCGCGAAGACGTGAGCTACATCCCCGACTTCGACGCGCCGGATGGCGGCGATGACACCTATCGCGCGGTCGACGGAGATGAGCGCGACGCGACGCTCGACGAACTCGATGGGCTCGCGGACGATCTGGATGTCTACACCGTCGACTACACCAACGACGTCGCGCAGATGCTTGACGCGGTCGAGTTTTCGCGCGGGCACGGGTTCACGCCGTTTGTCGGCGACACGAATCTCTCACGGCTCGACTTTTACCCGCCGCTTGATTGA
- a CDS encoding Gfo/Idh/MocA family oxidoreductase produces MTERRIRFGILSTANIARTIVPAIAASRNAAAVAVASRDIKKARAFAARFGIEYACGSYEELLAREDIDAIYIAVPNSLHARWTIAALAAGKHVLCEKPIATNAGDARRMADAARAAGRHLAEGFMYRHHPMYDALFARLQAGAIGDVRSIDARFTFMDDGSDTVRAEELGGGALADVGCYAVHLARWVAGGEPAHAAAIFTGADADETFAGVLAFPNGVIAHIHASIASAETHGALITGTRGAIEIESPWHPGEDASRFVVKRWGEADEIVAAPGANAYVRQIEDFADAALGNAPPRWDARDAVANMRAMDLLRANATKLEPRPGM; encoded by the coding sequence GTGACCGAACGCAGGATCCGATTCGGCATTCTTTCGACCGCGAACATCGCCCGCACGATCGTTCCCGCGATCGCCGCGAGCCGGAACGCGGCCGCCGTCGCGGTTGCAAGCCGCGATATCAAAAAAGCGCGCGCGTTCGCGGCGCGGTTCGGCATCGAGTACGCCTGCGGATCGTACGAAGAATTGCTCGCACGCGAGGACATCGACGCGATTTACATCGCCGTGCCGAACAGCTTGCACGCGCGCTGGACAATCGCCGCGCTGGCGGCGGGCAAACACGTGCTTTGCGAAAAACCGATCGCGACAAACGCCGGCGACGCGCGGCGCATGGCGGATGCCGCGCGCGCGGCCGGCCGGCATCTTGCCGAGGGATTCATGTATCGCCACCACCCGATGTACGACGCGCTGTTCGCGCGTCTCCAGGCAGGGGCGATCGGCGATGTACGTTCCATCGACGCGCGCTTCACGTTCATGGACGACGGCTCGGACACCGTCCGCGCCGAGGAGCTGGGAGGCGGCGCGCTCGCGGACGTGGGCTGCTACGCCGTGCACCTCGCGCGATGGGTCGCCGGCGGCGAACCGGCGCACGCCGCCGCAATCTTTACCGGCGCGGACGCGGACGAAACGTTCGCGGGCGTGCTCGCGTTCCCGAATGGCGTGATCGCGCACATCCACGCGAGCATCGCAAGCGCCGAGACGCACGGGGCGCTCATCACCGGCACGAGGGGCGCGATCGAGATCGAAAGCCCGTGGCATCCGGGCGAGGACGCGTCGCGATTTGTCGTCAAACGCTGGGGCGAGGCGGACGAGATCGTCGCCGCGCCGGGCGCGAATGCGTACGTGCGTCAAATCGAGGATTTCGCCGACGCCGCGCTCGGCAACGCACCGCCGCGCTGGGACGCGCGCGATGCGGTGGCGAACATGCGCGCGATGGACCTGCTGCGCGCAAACGCAACGAAATTGGAACCGCG